A stretch of Pygocentrus nattereri isolate fPygNat1 chromosome 8, fPygNat1.pri, whole genome shotgun sequence DNA encodes these proteins:
- the LOC108416445 gene encoding uncharacterized protein LOC108416445 produces the protein MNANFSQVDEGGPWAGKAELTFVVADCAVLLVTFLLGSAANVFVVHAVRRHKSLQTATNALLVNLALVDLLRCATDCPLLLLIVLRARGRADLGQALCSAQLACFSLTCGAQLLTVAGISVERHRAVTKPFEGGGGGGERRKRVAAWIPFAWAAPALASALCARFARDSPVYARCRGLRAHDLHMFDSFGRYVLLPAWCACLAVIAVCYAHIFIVVRAHSRKIFDKGMFLPPGKKKAEQKEEKNSGNVKGNMPIANELDKTPSEPEINGAAQTVLPDGGHNEPYNARVSNEGQTPTPQTPPKNSVTLVFELRENAPELTDVEQTVECASPAANGTQSVSERHENAPGLTDVERGEEQSVECASPAPNGTQSASERHENAPGLTDVERGEEQAVECASPAPNSTQSASERHENAPGLTDVEADDASPTEVKSASENARENEDQIAGLDVLESAHQDAPQDAHQDAHEDAQQNAAESAPQATEVVGEVCMMPPSFANRDRGNKKKESKLAKRSGYIIFTFLVFWLPLIGTIVLNVFLDRRESPGEDGVQELEVLVVCIACMTSLTNPIIYAAVNPQFRNEFYYLKNKCKALFAKQ, from the exons ATGAACGCTAACTTCAGCCAGGTGGACGAGGGGGGCCCGTGGGCAGGTAAAGCGGAGTTGACCTTCGTCGTGGCCGACTGCGCGGTGCTGCTCGTGACGTTTCTGCTGGGCTCGGCCGCTAACGTGTTCGTGGTGCACGCGGTGCGCCGCCACAAGTCCCTCCAGACGGCCACCAACGCGCTTCTGGTCAACCTGGCGCTCGTGGACCTGCTGCGCTGCGCCACGGACTgcccgctgctgctgctgatcgTGCTGCGGGCGCGGGGGCGCGCAGACCTCGGGCAAGCGCTGTGCAGCGCGCAGCTCGCCTGCTTCTCTCTAACCTGCGGCGCGCAGCTGCTCACCGTGGCGGGAATCAGCGTCGAGCGGCACAGGGCCGTCACGAAACCTTTTGAGGGCGGCGGAGGCGGCGGCGAGCGACGGAAGCGAGTGGCCGCGTGGATCCCGTTCGCGTGGGCCGCGCCTGCCCTCGCGTCGGCGCTGTGCGCGCGCTTCGCCCGGGATTCACCCGTGTACGCGAGGTGCAGGGGGCTGCGCGCTCACGACCTCCACATGTTCGACTCGTTCGGCCGGTACGTTTTGCTGCCCGCGTGGTGCGCGTGCCTGGCGGTCATTGCCGTGTGCTACGCGCACATTTTCATTGTGGTGAGGGCGCACAGCAGGAAGATATTCGACAAAGGCATGTTCCTCCCGCCCGggaagaaaaaagcagaacaaaaagaggagaaaaactcGGGGAACGTGAAAGGGAACATGCCGATCGCGAACGAGCTTGATAAAACCCCATCAGAGCCCGAGATAAACGGCGCAGCGCAGACCGTGTTGCCTGACGGTGGTCACAATGAACCCTATAACGCTCGAGTAAGCAATGAAGGTCAAACTCCGACCCCACAAACTCCCCCTAAAAACAGTGTAACCTTAGTCTTTGAACTGCGCGAAAACGCGCCAGAACTCACAGATGTGGAGCAGACTGTAGAATGCGCGTCCCCGGCGGCTAATGGCACCCAGAGTGTGTCCGAGAGGCACGAGAACGCGCCAGGACTCACAGATGTGGAGCGCGGAGAAGAGCAGTCTGTAGAATGCGCGTCCCCGGCGCCTAATGGCACCCAGAGTGCGTCCGAGAGGCACGAGAACGCGCCAGGACTCACAGATGTGGAGCGCGGAGAAGAGCAGGCTGTAGAATGCGCGTCCCCGGCGCCTAATAGCACACAGAGTGCGTCCGAGAGGCACGAGAACGCGCCAGGACTCACAGATGTGGAGGCCGATGACGCGTCTCCGACCGAAGTTAAGAGCGCGAGCGAAAACGCGCGTGAGAACGAGGACCAGATCGCGGGCCTAGACGTGCTCGAGAGCGCGCATCAAGACGCACCGCAGGATGCGCATCAAGATGCGCATGAGGACGCACAACAAAACGCGGCCGAGAGCGCGCCCCAGGCTACGGAGGTGGTGGGAGAGGTGTGCATGATGCCGCCGTCTTTCGCCAACAGGGACAGAGGAAACAAGAAGAAGGAGAGTAAATTGGCCAAGCGCTCCGGATACATCATCTTCACCTTCCTCGTCTTCTGGCTGCCGCTGATCGGGACGATAGTGCTGAACGTCTTTCTGGACAGAAGAGAGAGCCCAGGC GAGGACGGCGTTCAGGAGCTGGAGGTTCTTGTGGTCTGCATCGCCTGCATGACCTCCCTGACCAACCCCATCATTTACGCTGCGGTCAACCCTCAGTTCCGCAATGAGTTTTACTACCTGAAGAACAAATGTAAAGCACTGTTTGCCAAACAGTGA